GCGTGGATGAATATATTTGTGTTACAAGTTAATGCAGGATTGATAATAAAAGTTTTTCCTGGAACCTTATATTGAGAAGGCAATTCGCAATCTTGGAAAGCAGCTTGTGATGGATGGCATAAAGTAATAATGAAGGGCAGTAATGTGCTTGAGCAAAAAATAATCTTCCTGTAGCCTTTTGCATTAAACATTTTATTTGTCCACTCACTAGCTATTAATTACTATACGAAGTCTCTGCCGAGATCTGCCGTGGAGCGCACCCCTATACCATCGTAGTTCTTCGCCATCCACTTTTCTGCAGTTTCACGACCTTTTTCAAATAAGAATTGCATGAAGTCCCAATCCGAATTCATTGGACTTGTATGATCCAGATCTGCAAAGACTTGGGGATTTTCTATAAGATGCATATTTATTTTCTTAATTTTTGTTTTGTCGGCAACCCCTTCATCGATCAGTTTGCTGATGAAATGAATCGCGCGCATTTCGCGTGTCAGAGTGTTAATCAGACTTAACTCTGTCATTCTAAAATGAATTTCATCAAGCGTTTTGGGGGTATTGTGTCTACTTTGAGGAGTGAGCAATAACACCATAATATCGGGTGTCTCACAATTATAAATCAAGGGAAATATGGCAGGGTTTCCAATAAATCCACCATCCCAATAATCATCCCCCTCAATGTTTACCGCATGAAAGAGTGTTGGAAGACAAGCGCTTGCCAAAACAGCCTCGGGAGTGATCTCATTTCCGCTAAATATCTTGAGTTTGGATGTTCTAACGTTGGTTGCGCACAAGAAGACTTTAAGTTCTTCAAAAGCAGCAATTTTCTTGAAGTTAAAGAGTTCTTTGATTAAATCTTCAAGCATATTCTGATTTTTTGGGTTCCATTCATAAGGAGACATGTTCTTTGTAATTTGTCCCATCATAGAGAATAAGGGGTTCGTAGCGATGCCATGCCCACCTTTGAAATTATCAAGTGGTGTTGGGGCCATTCCGATCTTTTTTGATTTTTCGCTCAATGTTTTCCAGTATCGAAAAAGGCTTTTGCGTGCGCCTTCTTTACCACCTTCAGCCATTCCTTGTGTTAAAGCGAGGCAATTCATGCCACCCGCACTGGTGCCACTCACACCTTCAATGTCCAGGCGTCCATCTTCAAGGATATAATCTAAGATGCCCCATGTAAAAGCGCCATGAGAACCTCCACCTTGCATACCTATGGAAATTTTCTTGTTTTTGGACGGGGTACCTTTGCTCATAATCATAATCCTCATTCATTCTGAATGGCTGACGAGGCAGCCACAGAGTTTCTACACCTACCCTTTATGGTATCGAGGAATGTTTAATATTTGCTTAAGGCGTACAACTTTATGTACATAAAAGACCACCATTGATGTTTAAGGTTTCGCCAGTGATATAACCTGCATCGTCATCCGCCAGAAAGACCACGGCACGTGCGATTTCCTTCGCCTGTCCCAAACGGCCCAGGGGAATCGTGTCGATGATCTTGCCCAATATAGGCTCACTGACCGCACGCACCATATCAGTGTCAATATACCCTGGGGCGATGGCATTGACGGTGATACCTTTCTTCGCATTCTCCAGCGCAAGCGCTTTCGTAAAGCCAATGATTCCGGCTTTTGAGGCGCAATAATTGGCTTGGCCTATCTGACCTCGAAGCGCATTTACCGAAGAAATATTGATGATGCGTCCAAAACCACGCTCCCGCATCGATTCAACCACTCCGCGGGTCATGTTAAAGCAGGAGGTTAAATTTGTACCAATGACATGATTCCAATGGTCTGTACTTTGGCGATGGAGAACACCATCTCGGGTAATGCCCCCATTATTCACCAAGACATCGATGGGGCCATGGTTTTTAATGACTTCACTGATGCCCTTCTGGCAAGCTTCAAAGTTACTTATATCCCATTGATAGACGGGTATTTGATTTTCCTTTTGGAACTTTTTGGCAGCGACCGCATTACTATGGTAGGTTACAATAACTGTATAACCTTTCTCTTTTAAGGCTAAGGCGATGGGAGCTCCGATACCGCGTGTGCCACCTGTCACTAATGCTACTTTGCTCATTTGTTTACCCCTTCATATGTGACCCTAGAATTTATAGGTCATACCTGCTGTGATTCGTTTGGCTTTTCCATATTTCATATCTACCGTTTTACGATCCACGAGTCCAAATTCAATGCCCATATCGATCGCTGGGATAGGGGAGTGGATGAGGTTTATAAAGAGTTGTCTATACCTCTTTGAAACCCTTAAGGTTCCTAAAAGAACGGGCGTAAATTTAGATACCTTTACATCGGAT
This is a stretch of genomic DNA from Alphaproteobacteria bacterium. It encodes these proteins:
- the phbB gene encoding acetoacetyl-CoA reductase is translated as MSKVALVTGGTRGIGAPIALALKEKGYTVIVTYHSNAVAAKKFQKENQIPVYQWDISNFEACQKGISEVIKNHGPIDVLVNNGGITRDGVLHRQSTDHWNHVIGTNLTSCFNMTRGVVESMRERGFGRIINISSVNALRGQIGQANYCASKAGIIGFTKALALENAKKGITVNAIAPGYIDTDMVRAVSEPILGKIIDTIPLGRLGQAKEIARAVVFLADDDAGYITGETLNINGGLLCT
- a CDS encoding patatin-like phospholipase family protein — protein: MSKGTPSKNKKISIGMQGGGSHGAFTWGILDYILEDGRLDIEGVSGTSAGGMNCLALTQGMAEGGKEGARKSLFRYWKTLSEKSKKIGMAPTPLDNFKGGHGIATNPLFSMMGQITKNMSPYEWNPKNQNMLEDLIKELFNFKKIAAFEELKVFLCATNVRTSKLKIFSGNEITPEAVLASACLPTLFHAVNIEGDDYWDGGFIGNPAIFPLIYNCETPDIMVLLLTPQSRHNTPKTLDEIHFRMTELSLINTLTREMRAIHFISKLIDEGVADKTKIKKINMHLIENPQVFADLDHTSPMNSDWDFMQFLFEKGRETAEKWMAKNYDGIGVRSTADLGRDFV